The Deinococcus aquiradiocola genome contains a region encoding:
- a CDS encoding alpha/beta fold hydrolase: MRHFNRSLLTFALTVLPVSAASAQNAIPAQPVQGQTMQGQQMPGQAMQTQAMPGMPMTPVRMGSALMNGRIPASGMVDVTGARVFFKAEGRGRPMLLIHGYPLSGELFKNNRAALVAAGYQVITVDLPGFGRSTLQGNEASIEFYARSILGTMDALGLKSAVVGGMSMGGMTLLQMYRMSPERFTGLVFIDTTADPAGTAEAASWRGNAQQAQQMGVASLVPGILPRMLTGESRMKMPNQVQFLSGLVKQASLNGTVAGGNALATRPDANPVLATIKVPTLLVFGLEDNLTPTELAMKMHNGIAGSKLVLIPGAGHAATFEKANATNAAILSWAKTLK; encoded by the coding sequence ATGCGTCACTTCAACCGTTCGCTCCTCACGTTCGCCCTCACCGTCCTGCCCGTCAGCGCGGCGTCCGCTCAGAACGCCATTCCCGCCCAGCCCGTCCAGGGTCAGACCATGCAGGGCCAGCAGATGCCGGGCCAGGCCATGCAGACGCAGGCGATGCCCGGCATGCCCATGACGCCCGTCCGGATGGGCAGCGCCCTCATGAACGGCAGGATCCCCGCGAGCGGCATGGTGGACGTGACGGGCGCCCGGGTGTTCTTCAAGGCCGAAGGCAGGGGCCGACCCATGCTGCTCATTCACGGCTACCCGCTGTCCGGCGAGCTGTTCAAGAACAACCGTGCGGCCCTCGTCGCCGCCGGGTACCAGGTCATCACGGTGGACCTGCCCGGCTTCGGCAGGAGCACCCTGCAGGGCAACGAGGCCAGCATCGAGTTCTATGCGCGCAGCATCCTGGGCACCATGGACGCCCTCGGCCTGAAGAGCGCCGTGGTGGGCGGCATGAGCATGGGCGGCATGACGCTCCTGCAGATGTACCGCATGAGCCCCGAGCGCTTCACGGGCCTCGTGTTCATCGACACGACCGCCGACCCGGCCGGGACTGCCGAGGCCGCCAGCTGGCGCGGCAACGCCCAGCAGGCGCAGCAGATGGGCGTCGCGAGCCTCGTGCCCGGCATCCTGCCCCGCATGCTGACCGGCGAGAGCCGCATGAAGATGCCGAACCAGGTGCAGTTCCTGAGCGGCCTCGTGAAGCAGGCCAGCCTGAACGGCACGGTCGCGGGCGGCAACGCGCTCGCCACACGCCCCGACGCGAACCCCGTCCTGGCGACCATCAAGGTCCCGACCCTGCTGGTGTTCGGCCTGGAGGACAACCTCACGCCCACCGAGCTCGCCATGAAGATGCACAACGGCATCGCGGGCAGCAAGCTGGTCCTCATTCCGGGCGCCGGGCACGCCGCGACCTTCGAGAAGGCGAACGCCACGAACGCCGCCATCCTCAGCTGGGCGAAAACCCTGAAGTGA
- a CDS encoding SDR family oxidoreductase: MANLSGTTIMLTGAGGALATAVAQELVDAGAELILVGRGESLKRAEDRVPATEVLDLDLSDPASIEELRRHKVDALVHTVGAYGMQDAHKATPDDLNGMMTANMTTLFHAVQGVLPHMLKQKEGMIVGVSAAQAARMSGKGAALYTASKAAVAAYVLSLHDELKGKGVRGCVVYPMGAIDTPTNREAGMTWEATIDPRGMAQSIAHALTRPPRAHLTELKIYPDV, encoded by the coding sequence ATGGCGAACTTGAGCGGAACCACCATCATGCTGACCGGAGCGGGCGGGGCGCTGGCCACCGCCGTCGCGCAGGAACTCGTGGACGCAGGCGCGGAACTCATTCTGGTCGGGCGCGGCGAGAGCCTCAAACGTGCCGAGGACCGCGTCCCGGCCACCGAGGTGCTGGACCTCGACCTGTCCGACCCCGCCAGCATCGAGGAGCTGCGCAGGCACAAGGTGGACGCGCTGGTGCACACGGTCGGCGCGTACGGCATGCAGGACGCCCATAAGGCCACGCCCGACGACCTGAACGGCATGATGACCGCCAACATGACGACCCTCTTCCACGCGGTGCAGGGCGTGCTGCCGCACATGCTCAAGCAGAAGGAAGGCATGATCGTGGGCGTCAGTGCCGCGCAGGCGGCCCGCATGAGCGGCAAGGGCGCCGCGCTGTACACGGCCAGCAAGGCGGCCGTCGCGGCATACGTGCTGAGCCTGCACGACGAACTGAAAGGCAAGGGCGTCCGGGGGTGCGTGGTGTACCCGATGGGCGCCATCGACACGCCCACCAACCGGGAGGCGGGCATGACGTGGGAGGCGACCATCGACCCGCGCGGCATGGCGCAGAGCATCGCGCACGCCCTGACGCGCCCCCCACGCGCGCACCTCACGGAACTGAAGATCTACCCGGACGTGTGA
- a CDS encoding response regulator transcription factor, producing MSALVLVVEDEPQIAAVLEAYLKQEGHRVEKAADGKAALSLYRAARPDLLLLDLMLPGLSGMDVLKAVRADGQTPVILVTARAEETDQVLGLEFGADDYVVKPFRPREVMARVKAVLRRTSARTDGGAPQVYRIADLEIDTGAVLARLDGHVLSLTPAEFRLLACMAATPGRAFTRAELLAAALPESEALERVVDAHLASARRKLEAAGGTGLLQTVRGVGYRLSESG from the coding sequence ATGAGCGCACTCGTCCTGGTCGTCGAAGATGAACCGCAGATCGCGGCGGTGCTGGAAGCCTACCTCAAGCAGGAAGGACACCGCGTCGAGAAGGCCGCCGACGGCAAGGCCGCCCTCAGCCTGTACCGCGCCGCCCGGCCCGACCTGCTGCTGCTGGACCTGATGCTCCCCGGCCTGAGCGGCATGGACGTCCTGAAGGCCGTGCGGGCCGACGGTCAGACGCCCGTGATCCTCGTCACGGCCCGCGCCGAGGAGACGGACCAGGTGCTCGGCCTGGAGTTCGGCGCGGACGACTACGTCGTGAAGCCCTTCCGGCCGCGCGAGGTGATGGCGCGCGTCAAGGCCGTGCTGCGCCGCACGTCCGCCCGCACGGACGGAGGCGCGCCGCAGGTGTACCGCATCGCGGACCTGGAGATCGACACGGGCGCGGTCCTCGCGCGCCTGGACGGTCACGTGCTGTCCCTGACGCCCGCCGAGTTCCGGCTGCTGGCGTGCATGGCGGCCACGCCGGGCCGCGCCTTCACGCGCGCCGAACTGCTCGCCGCCGCCCTCCCGGAATCCGAGGCGCTGGAACGCGTGGTGGACGCACACCTCGCCAGCGCCCGCCGCAAGCTGGAGGCGGCCGGAGGCACGGGCCTGCTGCAGACGGTGCGCGGCGTCGGGTACCGCCTGTCGGAGAGCGGTTGA
- a CDS encoding methylglyoxal synthase yields the protein MTDAHPSTRTRQVALIAHDKKKLELALFALSHRDVLRQFHLVATGTTGGILQKQTGLNVERVLSGPMGGDQQIGARIATEQVLAVFFFRDPLTAQPHEPDVSALVRLCDVHDIALATNPASAEALMLWLREQVQQEERQE from the coding sequence ATGACCGACGCCCATCCGTCCACGCGCACCCGGCAGGTGGCGCTCATCGCGCACGACAAGAAGAAGCTCGAACTGGCGCTGTTCGCCCTGTCGCACCGGGACGTGCTGCGGCAGTTTCATCTGGTCGCGACGGGCACGACGGGCGGCATCCTGCAGAAGCAGACGGGGCTGAACGTGGAGCGCGTCCTGAGCGGCCCGATGGGCGGCGACCAGCAGATCGGGGCGAGGATCGCGACCGAGCAGGTGCTGGCCGTGTTCTTCTTCCGCGACCCGCTCACCGCGCAGCCGCACGAGCCGGACGTGAGCGCCCTCGTGCGCCTGTGCGACGTGCACGACATCGCGCTCGCCACCAACCCCGCGAGCGCCGAGGCGCTGATGCTGTGGCTGCGCGAGCAGGTGCAGCAGGAGGAACGCCAGGAATGA
- a CDS encoding flavin reductase family protein, with protein MHYDLAALSPADGYKLLTAVIVPRPIAWVSTLNLDGSGVNLAPYSFFNMMGSDPAVVAFSPGDRPDGTPKDTARNIAGPDGAGGGEFVINLVSEALSEAMNLSATDFPPGVDEAGVAGLQLTPGTLVRVPRVTASPVSLECREVQTVRIGRNRVVLGEVLGVHVRDDAMLDPERLYVDTAALQLVGRMGGRGGYTRTADTFELARVPYQTWLARQETGSGDT; from the coding sequence ATGCATTACGACCTCGCTGCCCTCTCGCCCGCCGACGGGTACAAACTGCTGACTGCCGTGATCGTGCCGCGCCCCATCGCGTGGGTCAGCACCCTGAACCTCGACGGGAGCGGCGTGAATCTCGCGCCGTACAGTTTCTTCAACATGATGGGCAGCGATCCGGCCGTGGTGGCGTTCTCGCCCGGCGACCGGCCGGACGGCACGCCGAAGGACACGGCCCGCAACATCGCCGGGCCGGACGGTGCGGGCGGCGGGGAATTCGTGATCAACCTGGTGAGCGAGGCGCTGAGTGAGGCCATGAACCTCTCCGCGACGGACTTCCCGCCCGGCGTGGACGAGGCGGGCGTGGCGGGCCTGCAGCTCACGCCGGGCACGCTGGTGCGCGTGCCGCGCGTCACGGCGAGCCCCGTGAGCCTGGAGTGCCGGGAGGTGCAGACCGTCCGCATCGGCCGGAACCGCGTGGTGCTGGGCGAGGTGCTGGGCGTGCACGTCCGGGACGACGCGATGCTGGACCCCGAGCGGCTGTACGTGGACACGGCGGCCCTGCAGCTGGTGGGCCGCATGGGTGGGCGCGGCGGGTACACGCGCACCGCCGACACCTTCGAGCTGGCGCGCGTCCCGTACCAGACGTGGCTGGCGCGGCAGGAGACCGGTTCCGGCGACACCTGA
- the ypfJ gene encoding KPN_02809 family neutral zinc metallopeptidase produces MDWQNLPSSNNVEDRRGSGGGRGGGVAIGGGAAIIIALLGWFFGIDTSSITGGSQTQSRPSQSQGSAGTQSQAQDTQFVSKILGSTEQVWGDIFQKNGRTYQAPRLVLFSGATDSACGQADSAVGPFYCPSDTKVYLDTDFFAQMQAQLGGGGDFADAYVIAHEVGHHVQNLLGISDKVDRAQRSARSEAQANKYSVALELQADCFAGVWGKRSSTQTNLTQQDVQSAINTATAIGDDALQKQSRGYVVPDSFTHGTSQQRVSWFMKGFQGGDPAQCDTFNGAI; encoded by the coding sequence ATGGATTGGCAGAACCTACCCAGCAGCAACAACGTAGAGGACCGTCGCGGCAGCGGGGGAGGGCGCGGCGGCGGGGTCGCCATCGGCGGCGGCGCGGCCATCATCATCGCGCTGCTCGGCTGGTTCTTCGGCATCGACACCAGTTCCATCACGGGCGGCAGCCAGACGCAGTCGCGGCCCAGCCAGTCGCAGGGCAGTGCGGGCACGCAGTCGCAGGCGCAGGACACGCAGTTCGTCAGCAAGATCCTCGGCAGCACCGAACAGGTGTGGGGCGACATCTTCCAGAAGAACGGCCGCACGTACCAGGCGCCGCGCCTCGTGCTGTTCTCCGGCGCGACCGACAGCGCCTGCGGTCAGGCGGACAGCGCCGTCGGTCCCTTCTACTGCCCCAGCGACACCAAGGTGTACCTCGACACGGACTTCTTCGCGCAGATGCAGGCCCAGCTGGGCGGCGGCGGCGACTTCGCGGACGCGTACGTGATCGCGCACGAGGTCGGGCATCACGTGCAGAACCTCCTCGGCATCTCCGACAAGGTCGACCGCGCCCAGCGCAGCGCCCGCAGCGAAGCGCAGGCGAACAAGTACTCCGTGGCGCTGGAACTGCAGGCCGACTGCTTCGCGGGCGTGTGGGGCAAACGCTCCAGCACGCAGACGAACCTCACGCAGCAGGACGTGCAGAGCGCCATCAACACCGCCACCGCCATCGGTGACGACGCCCTGCAGAAACAGTCCCGCGGCTACGTCGTGCCGGACTCCTTCACGCACGGCACGTCGCAGCAGCGCGTCAGCTGGTTCATGAAGGGCTTCCAGGGCGGCGACCCCGCCCAGTGCGACACCTTCAACGGCGCCATCTGA
- a CDS encoding TolC family protein: MTRLPPRLPLLALLPALLFGAGLSPALAQTAAPTSPATAPTPAAPSPATTAPAPATPATTPPATPAPTTPTPAEAAPATPATPAAPPTPATPVPASTDTTPAPFTLQDALNGVTASASYRQLQLTLAAAQAQAQAAQASTGFTAGVSGSLNTTATGSTDTAGASTSTSASVTATASLPVLPWATANLNAQTAARAYSVAQVTFAQATAALRSSAEQAYGRAVTAQLNLEIAGANLTLTERQLAQVTAFQANNNATVQSVQTAQAAVQTAQTALQSARNELGSARQALGTLTGRDLSAATFSTDLGGMLALTALPTVQAAQVAAQAFSPALASAQKAVTDAQASVTTAQRARRLPDATLSAQYGPGTSSARTGLSGSLNLQSGVASASYTQGFGSSGAASSLALGLSANFNVLDPAADGTLKVAQLQLQQAQAAVQVQTATVSQNVQDAYDAAQVAAQAISARQTSVTAYTTALDTVQARLAVGLSTETDLLNARIALAQAKRDLNTAQITALTSAAQLAALTGLTGAP, encoded by the coding sequence ATGACCCGCCTGCCGCCCCGACTTCCGCTGCTGGCCCTGCTGCCTGCCCTGCTGTTCGGGGCGGGGCTGAGTCCGGCCCTGGCGCAGACGGCCGCGCCCACCAGCCCGGCCACCGCTCCGACCCCTGCCGCTCCGTCCCCCGCCACAACCGCCCCGGCCCCGGCGACCCCGGCCACGACCCCTCCGGCCACTCCCGCGCCCACCACCCCCACTCCGGCAGAGGCGGCCCCCGCCACGCCTGCCACCCCGGCGGCCCCGCCCACCCCAGCCACACCTGTCCCCGCGTCCACCGACACCACCCCCGCTCCCTTCACCCTGCAGGACGCCCTGAACGGCGTGACGGCCAGTGCCAGCTACCGGCAACTGCAGCTGACGCTCGCGGCCGCGCAGGCCCAGGCGCAGGCCGCGCAGGCCAGCACCGGCTTCACGGCCGGCGTGAGCGGCAGCCTGAACACCACCGCGACCGGCAGCACCGACACCGCCGGCGCCAGCACCTCCACGTCCGCCAGCGTCACCGCGACCGCCAGTCTGCCCGTCCTGCCGTGGGCGACCGCGAACCTGAACGCCCAGACGGCCGCCCGCGCGTACAGCGTCGCGCAGGTCACGTTCGCGCAGGCCACCGCCGCCCTCAGGAGCAGCGCCGAGCAGGCGTACGGGCGGGCTGTGACCGCGCAGCTGAACCTGGAGATCGCGGGCGCGAACCTCACGCTCACCGAGCGGCAACTCGCGCAGGTGACGGCCTTCCAGGCGAACAACAACGCCACCGTGCAGAGCGTCCAGACCGCGCAGGCCGCCGTGCAGACCGCGCAGACGGCCCTGCAGAGCGCCCGGAACGAACTGGGGTCCGCCCGGCAGGCGCTCGGTACCCTGACGGGCCGCGACCTGAGCGCGGCCACCTTCAGCACCGACCTGGGCGGCATGCTCGCCCTGACGGCCCTCCCGACCGTGCAGGCCGCGCAGGTGGCCGCGCAGGCTTTCAGTCCCGCGCTCGCCAGCGCGCAGAAGGCCGTCACGGACGCGCAGGCGAGCGTCACGACCGCCCAGCGTGCCCGCCGCCTGCCGGACGCGACGCTCAGCGCCCAGTACGGCCCCGGCACCAGCAGCGCCCGCACCGGCCTGAGCGGCAGCCTGAACCTGCAGTCGGGCGTCGCCAGCGCCAGCTACACGCAGGGCTTCGGGAGCAGCGGCGCGGCGTCGTCCCTGGCGCTGGGCCTGAGCGCGAACTTCAACGTGCTCGACCCGGCTGCCGACGGCACCCTGAAGGTCGCGCAGCTGCAGCTGCAGCAGGCGCAGGCGGCCGTGCAGGTGCAGACGGCCACCGTCAGCCAGAACGTGCAGGACGCGTACGACGCCGCGCAGGTCGCCGCGCAGGCGATCTCTGCCCGGCAGACGAGCGTCACGGCGTACACCACCGCCCTGGACACCGTGCAGGCGCGCCTCGCGGTGGGCCTCTCCACCGAGACGGACCTCCTGAACGCCCGGATCGCGCTCGCGCAGGCGAAACGCGACCTGAACACCGCGCAGATCACGGCCCTGACGAGCGCCGCGCAGCTCGCCGCCCTGACCGGCCTGACGGGAGCGCCCTGA
- a CDS encoding sensor histidine kinase has product MSLPPRVRPPEAPPGTGRFQLLARLQSASWSVLGTLLVGMLLAVAVTGVSMLFFSNLVVQRQINRLPPELREQFRDRSSAPPVPAPAGTAATPCFAPCTPLLPLGPLTTSTFTHPTLIGPVLTVDQIRRMKFSPASRARNFLRDVGESLRGASLVSALFGMLLAALLARRIARPISAVSEAAMHVAAGDLSARARLLPGDRETTELARNFNVMAQGLEVLEQERRDTVASIAHELRTPLTVMQARLDAIEDGIYPLDQEQVLQLSAQTQLLTRLVADLRTLSLADAGRLTVQPRQVQTLSMLRAVADDIQAARADRAIHVEVLGEETPLRADPDRLRQVFVNLTENAFKHARSRVHLTVQAPHASRGLCVHVDDDGPGIPEVERERVFENFVRLETSRSRDSGGTGLGLAVVRALMLAHGGEVALEASPLGGTRATLRFPLATGVAND; this is encoded by the coding sequence TTGAGCCTCCCGCCACGCGTCCGGCCGCCGGAAGCGCCCCCCGGGACGGGCCGCTTCCAGCTGCTCGCACGCCTGCAGTCCGCGTCGTGGAGCGTGCTCGGCACGCTGCTGGTCGGCATGCTGCTGGCGGTCGCGGTCACGGGCGTCAGCATGCTGTTCTTCTCGAACCTCGTGGTGCAGCGCCAGATCAACCGCCTGCCGCCCGAACTGCGCGAACAGTTCCGTGACCGGAGCAGCGCCCCGCCCGTACCCGCCCCGGCAGGCACGGCGGCCACACCGTGCTTCGCGCCGTGCACGCCCCTCCTGCCGCTCGGGCCGCTCACCACCTCGACCTTCACGCACCCCACCCTGATCGGGCCGGTCCTGACCGTGGACCAGATCCGCCGCATGAAGTTCTCTCCCGCCAGCCGCGCCCGCAACTTCCTGCGCGACGTGGGCGAGAGCCTGCGCGGCGCGAGCCTCGTGTCGGCCCTGTTCGGCATGCTGCTCGCCGCGCTCCTCGCGCGCCGCATCGCGCGGCCCATCAGCGCCGTGTCGGAGGCGGCCATGCACGTCGCGGCGGGTGACCTGAGCGCCCGCGCGCGCCTGCTGCCCGGCGACCGCGAGACGACCGAACTCGCCCGGAACTTCAACGTGATGGCGCAGGGCCTGGAGGTGCTCGAACAGGAGCGGCGCGACACGGTCGCGTCCATCGCGCACGAGCTCCGCACGCCGCTCACCGTGATGCAGGCCCGGCTGGACGCCATCGAGGACGGCATCTACCCGCTCGATCAGGAGCAGGTGCTGCAGCTGTCCGCACAGACGCAGCTGCTCACGCGCCTCGTGGCGGACCTGCGGACCCTGTCGCTCGCGGACGCGGGCCGCCTGACCGTGCAGCCCCGGCAGGTGCAGACGCTCTCCATGCTGCGCGCCGTCGCGGACGACATCCAGGCGGCCCGCGCCGACCGCGCCATCCACGTGGAGGTGCTGGGCGAGGAGACGCCCCTGCGGGCCGACCCGGACCGGCTGCGGCAGGTGTTCGTGAACCTCACCGAGAACGCCTTCAAGCACGCGCGCAGCCGCGTGCACCTCACGGTGCAGGCCCCGCACGCCAGCCGTGGCCTGTGCGTGCACGTGGACGACGACGGTCCCGGCATTCCCGAGGTGGAACGCGAACGCGTCTTCGAGAACTTCGTGCGGCTCGAAACGTCCCGCTCGCGCGACAGTGGCGGCACCGGTCTGGGCCTCGCGGTGGTGCGCGCCCTGATGCTCGCGCATGGCGGCGAGGTGGCGCTGGAAGCGTCCCCGCTGGGCGGCACGCGCGCCACGCTGCGCTTCCCTCTCGCGACCGGCGTCGCCAACGACTGA
- a CDS encoding TolC family protein, whose product MNPRPAHTRPHLTAPTVLLTAFLAVTTAHAQAATSITLPAAVASALTAGSTVRDAQAGVTSAASTLRAVQADPSTLAGALLSAQQDSTLAQAQLTQARLTATQNAVTAYTALYQTQEQITLQQLQIQVDTKNLQVAQVKLSTRNGTALDVQNAQNTLNSSRQALQDAQAQLLVNSQKLANVIGRPGTYTAAAPATPPAVRANTTLSSTYAALLKDRQAVETATLNVKLADNEFTARVTLDQARTTLASAQSTLATDQKTYLTTLATAQSSAEAAQASYQTALQAEANAQTSYKQDAVRLQSGTISAVALLQSQLTLKKAQYARAQALVALWQSLAALSTASGQDATGLAR is encoded by the coding sequence ATGAACCCGCGACCCGCCCACACCCGCCCGCACCTGACCGCCCCCACCGTCCTTCTGACCGCCTTTCTCGCCGTGACGACCGCGCACGCCCAGGCCGCCACCAGCATCACGCTGCCCGCCGCCGTCGCCTCCGCCCTGACCGCCGGGTCCACCGTCCGTGACGCGCAGGCGGGCGTCACGTCCGCCGCCAGCACCCTCAGGGCCGTGCAGGCCGACCCCTCCACCCTCGCGGGCGCGCTGCTCTCCGCGCAGCAGGACAGCACCCTCGCGCAGGCGCAGCTCACGCAGGCCCGCCTGACCGCCACCCAGAACGCCGTCACCGCCTACACCGCCCTCTACCAGACGCAGGAACAGATCACCCTCCAGCAGCTCCAGATTCAGGTGGACACCAAGAACCTGCAGGTCGCTCAGGTGAAACTCAGCACCAGAAACGGCACCGCCCTCGACGTGCAGAACGCCCAGAACACCCTGAACAGCAGCCGCCAGGCCCTGCAGGACGCCCAGGCGCAACTCCTCGTGAACAGCCAGAAGCTCGCGAACGTGATCGGCAGGCCCGGCACGTACACGGCCGCCGCGCCCGCCACGCCGCCCGCCGTGCGCGCCAACACCACCCTCAGCAGCACGTACGCCGCCCTGCTGAAGGACCGACAGGCGGTCGAGACGGCCACCCTGAACGTCAAACTCGCCGACAACGAATTCACGGCCCGCGTCACGCTCGACCAGGCGCGCACCACCCTCGCGAGCGCGCAGAGCACCCTCGCCACCGACCAGAAGACGTACCTGACGACGCTCGCCACCGCGCAGAGCAGCGCCGAGGCCGCGCAGGCCAGCTACCAGACGGCCCTGCAGGCCGAAGCGAACGCCCAGACCAGCTACAAGCAGGACGCCGTGCGCCTCCAGAGCGGCACGATCAGCGCCGTCGCGCTGCTGCAGAGCCAGCTGACCCTCAAGAAAGCGCAGTACGCCCGCGCGCAGGCGCTCGTGGCGCTCTGGCAGTCGCTCGCAGCGCTCAGCACCGCCAGCGGCCAGGACGCCACCGGCCTCGCCAGGTAA
- a CDS encoding M48 family metallopeptidase, translating to MTRRLTTPASPAHLKVGDAVVEVRRSPRRRTVALKVGPGGAVLYAPTGVSAARLTAFLTQRQDWLLGHLATFARQRVRTPLTDGQSLPLLDGTLTLRLTPGTRAARREGTDLHVHPQHLTAQIEAWYRQAALAHFTPLVHTLDRHLRDVAPQRRVTPLGAVRLTRAGSRWGSCTSRGDIRLHWRLMFAPSRVAHYVAAHEVAHLAQMDHSPRYWATLARLMPDYAEPKRWLREHGETLTLWDDPAPDDPAPTADPHTA from the coding sequence GTGACCCGCCGCCTCACCACCCCCGCGTCCCCGGCCCACCTGAAGGTCGGGGACGCGGTCGTCGAGGTGCGCCGCAGCCCGCGCCGCCGCACCGTCGCCCTGAAGGTCGGGCCGGGCGGCGCCGTCCTGTACGCCCCGACCGGCGTGAGCGCCGCCCGCCTGACGGCCTTCCTGACGCAGCGGCAGGACTGGCTGCTCGGCCACCTCGCCACGTTCGCCCGCCAGCGCGTCCGCACGCCCCTCACGGACGGCCAGTCCCTCCCGCTGCTGGACGGCACCCTCACGCTGCGCCTCACGCCCGGCACGCGCGCCGCCCGCCGCGAAGGCACGGACCTGCACGTCCACCCGCAGCACCTCACCGCGCAGATCGAGGCGTGGTACCGGCAGGCGGCCCTCGCGCACTTCACGCCGCTCGTCCACACCCTCGACCGGCACCTGCGTGACGTCGCGCCGCAGCGCCGCGTCACGCCGCTCGGCGCGGTCCGGCTCACGCGGGCCGGGAGCCGCTGGGGCAGCTGCACCTCGCGCGGCGACATCCGCCTGCACTGGCGCCTGATGTTCGCGCCGTCCCGCGTCGCGCACTACGTCGCCGCGCACGAGGTCGCGCACCTCGCGCAGATGGACCATTCGCCGCGTTACTGGGCGACCCTCGCGCGCCTGATGCCGGACTATGCCGAACCGAAACGCTGGCTGCGCGAACACGGCGAGACCCTCACGCTCTGGGACGACCCCGCCCCCGACGACCCCGCCCCCACCGCCGACCCCCACACCGCCTGA
- a CDS encoding cyclodeaminase/cyclohydrolase family protein encodes MSLWDLTAADLLDRTASGDPTPGGGSVAAVTGALGLGLVCMALEVTARRRTATPDVHALLARARAQLDALRGHPDADVTAFGGFMAALALPRGTDAEQAARQAALAQAAQAATRAPLHAARDLLAALQLAQEAAVAAHRGIVSDVGAGAALLGAALQATLLNVDINLGSLPDDLRDAARHERETLARAGDETARQVARMVQDRLA; translated from the coding sequence GTGAGCCTGTGGGACCTGACGGCCGCCGACCTGCTCGACCGGACGGCGTCGGGCGACCCCACGCCGGGCGGCGGGTCGGTCGCGGCCGTGACGGGCGCGCTGGGGCTGGGGCTGGTGTGCATGGCGCTGGAGGTCACGGCGCGCCGCCGCACCGCCACGCCGGACGTGCACGCCCTGCTGGCGCGGGCGCGCGCGCAGCTGGACGCGCTGCGCGGGCATCCGGACGCGGACGTGACGGCCTTCGGGGGCTTCATGGCGGCCCTCGCCCTCCCCAGAGGCACGGACGCCGAGCAGGCCGCGCGGCAGGCGGCACTGGCGCAGGCCGCGCAGGCCGCCACGCGCGCCCCCCTGCACGCCGCCCGTGACCTGCTGGCCGCCCTGCAGCTCGCGCAGGAGGCGGCGGTGGCCGCGCACCGCGGCATCGTGTCGGACGTGGGGGCGGGCGCGGCCCTGCTCGGCGCGGCCCTGCAGGCGACGCTGCTGAACGTGGACATCAACCTCGGCAGCCTCCCGGACGACCTGCGGGACGCGGCGCGGCACGAACGCGAAACGCTGGCCCGGGCGGGCGACGAGACGGCGCGGCAGGTGGCGCGCATGGTGCAGGACCGCCTCGCCTGA
- a CDS encoding phosphatase PAP2 family protein has protein sequence MISWIRLHWRPLLALALLIVLPLALLGKIADDIHEKQPFAWESPLMVGLRAHAPAWFAGLAKAFSTIGSARVMLPFCAVLTVWLWTRAHSVARYFLLSVGGAVLLNVVLKLAFGRARPQVIPWLWQEGDTSFPSGHSSMAAALAVTVTALVWRTPYRWPVAVFGVLYTVIMGVSRVYLGVHYPTDVLGGWALGVAWSGGVAMLLWRRLREAQTARTAS, from the coding sequence ATGATCTCCTGGATTCGTCTGCACTGGCGCCCACTGCTGGCCCTGGCCCTGCTGATCGTGCTGCCGCTCGCGCTGCTCGGCAAGATCGCGGACGACATCCATGAGAAGCAGCCGTTCGCGTGGGAGTCGCCCCTCATGGTGGGGCTGCGCGCGCACGCGCCCGCGTGGTTCGCGGGGCTGGCGAAGGCGTTCAGCACCATCGGGAGTGCACGTGTGATGCTGCCCTTCTGCGCGGTGCTGACAGTGTGGCTGTGGACGCGGGCGCACAGCGTCGCGCGGTACTTCCTGCTGTCGGTGGGCGGCGCGGTGCTGCTGAACGTGGTGCTGAAACTCGCGTTCGGGCGGGCGCGGCCGCAGGTGATCCCGTGGCTGTGGCAGGAGGGCGACACGTCCTTCCCGAGCGGGCACAGCAGCATGGCGGCGGCCCTGGCGGTCACGGTCACGGCGCTCGTGTGGCGCACCCCGTACCGCTGGCCGGTCGCGGTGTTCGGGGTGCTGTACACGGTGATCATGGGCGTGTCGCGCGTGTACCTGGGCGTGCACTACCCGACGGACGTGCTGGGCGGGTGGGCGCTCGGCGTGGCGTGGTCGGGCGGCGTGGCGATGCTGCTGTGGCGTCGCCTGCGGGAGGCCCAGACGGCCCGCACCGCGTCCTGA